In one Rhopalosiphum padi isolate XX-2018 chromosome 3, ASM2088224v1, whole genome shotgun sequence genomic region, the following are encoded:
- the LOC132925428 gene encoding uncharacterized protein LOC132925428 has product MNGFYKKLDELKILISEISPDIICLQETNFTNLKTAKLPNYNDFSKHRTTGLRASGGITTYVSSIYPSKEIYISTHLEVIAVAVKLNDIEVNICNIYLPNQHTFTDNDIENIIKQLPKPFIITGDFNSHNVRWGSLNTDSRGKEIDKILENDNLVLLNNMEPTRINPINGNFSNIDLSFANASLAQRLNWSVIVIQLIPRYNDSIPNLERWNLKNPDWRLFSETLDDKVSHIDKSEYQNTENLVDQLTETIISVANLTIGKTKSKNPKPKVPWWNHDIKSAIKEKNDALKKFQKTNKLDDFILLKHLRAKSKFLIKTSKKSSWEKFTSSIKENTDSKSVWNKIQSLKGLRRNKKINLIDPNSNQLINKPDQISNNLGEYFYHNSSDNNYKQHFLVYKQKCEKEAISNTSDKNCHDQIQINQEIKIQELTHSLKKCKSNSPGPDTITYVFIQNFGTKTLNLLLNIFFFFFFNPKIG; this is encoded by the coding sequence ATGAATGGTTTCTACAAAAAGTTAGACGaactaaaaatactaatatccGAAATCTCTCCCGACATAATCTGTCTCCAAGAAACCAACTTTACAAATCTAAAGACCGCAAAACTACCCAACTACAATGATTTTAGCAAACACAGAACCACTGGACTCAGGGCCAGCGGTGGAATAACAACATACGTCAGCTCAATATACCCATCTAAAGAAATCTATATCTCAACACACCTGGAAGTAATAGCAGTAGCAGTAAAACTCAATGATATTGAAGTAAACATATGCAACATATATCTGCCCAACCAACACACATTTACGGATAAtgacatagaaaatataataaagcaaCTACCCAAGCCTTTCATCATAACAGGTGACTTTAACAGCCACAACGTCAGGTGGGGCTCCCTAAACACCGACAGCAGAGGGAAAGAAATCGACAAAATCCTGGAAAACGATAATCTGGTACTACTCAACAACATGGAACCAACGCGTATAAATCCAATTAATGGTAACTTCTCAAATATTGACCTATCATTCGCAAATGCATCCCTCGCACAAAGGCTTAACTGGTCAGTAATTGTAATACAACTTATCCCCCGTTATAATGATAGCATCCCCAACCTCGAAAGATGGAATCTGAAAAACCCAGACTGGAGACTTTTTTCTGAAACACTAGATGACAAAGTATCTCATATAGACAAATCTGAATATCAAAACACGGAAAACCTTGTTGATCAATTAACGGAAACAATAATCTCAGTAGCCAACCTAACTATAGGAAAAACCaaatcaaaaaaccccaaaccCAAAGTACCATGGTGGAACCACGACATTAAAAGtgcaattaaagaaaaaaacgaCGCCCttaaaaagttccaaaaaacaaataaactagATGATTTTATACTACTAAAACATTTAAGAGCCAAATCAAAATTCCTGATAAAAACCAGCAAAAAATCGTCATGGGAAAAATTCACTAGCAGTATAAAAGAAAACACAGACTCAAAATCAGTTTGGAACAAAATACAATCTCTAAAAGGACTCagacgaaataaaaaaatcaacctAATCGACCCAAATTCtaaccaattaataaataaaccagATCAAATATCAAATAACCTCGGTGAATACTTTTATCATAATAGCAGTGACAACAACTACAAACAACACTTTCTAGTGTACAAACAAAAATGCGAAAAAGAAGCTATAAGTAATACTTCCGATAAAAATTGTCACGACCAAATACAAATCAAccaagaaattaaaatacaggAATTAACACACTcactaaaaaaatgcaaaagtaATAGTCCCGGACCCGACACCATTACATACGTCTTCATACAAAATTTTGGCACAAAAACTCTTAATCTTctgcttaacatttttttttttttttttttcaatccgaAGATtggttaa
- the LOC132925427 gene encoding uncharacterized protein LOC132925427 translates to MPNDNFVNRKWVSYNSITRKIHCSLCMGFTRPGSTPFIDGIEINLKHLYSQLEKHESSVPHDDACKAYLNITSGHTITNALLSHRQKSVELNREIVTRIIDISLLIGKQGLAFRSKRNEAAYNLSLNLKQGNFLEIVKLVAKYDPKHISEEVLLAGQYSLEVDSSQDTSVMDQLCICLRYVLNGKIIERMIALVESTSGTGEALYNIVKKELDTLNIPLTKLIGESFDGAANMSGSYNGLQAHLKTVAPESIYTHCHAHVLNLIVTDSTSCCKSAQDLFNLLQKTAVFFSDSYKRTGIWKNYLSKDQTGNDKLRKLQKLGTTRWNSKDAALKCIFGSWFVSGETSDRYNVLVESLHFLDTDSSIDSNTSSDARFLLEKWTSFEYILTSFIFLEIFHYTTPASKYLQSKELDFITVINLIKSLLSDLKKGSSKYNLIVEKTMNFISSKNNSEHIKKLNIVIEETFPDKRRSKIKKMPGELASDDIRNISNVEYFKVLSPPLIQIKLHRKYKQVNLAYLTVQSI, encoded by the exons atgccAAATGATAATTTCGTGAATCGAAAATGGGTTTCTTATAATTCAATAACTAGAAAAATTCATTGTTCTTTATGTATGGGGTTTACTCGTCCGGGTAGTACTCCATTTATAGATGGAATcgaaataaatttgaaacatcTTTATAGTCAATTAGAAAAACACGAAAGTTCTGTACCTCATGACGACGCCTGTAAGGCATACCTTAATATTACATCTGGACATACAATTACTAATGCGCTATTAAGTCATCGCCAAAAAAGTGTAGAATTAAATAGAGAAATTGTAACTAGAATTATagatatttctttattaatcgGTAAACAAGGTTTGGCATTTAGAAGTAAGAGAAATGAAGCcgcttataatttaagtttaaatttaaaacaagggAACTTTTTAGAAATTGTGAAACTTGTAGCAAAATATGACCCG aaaCATATCTCAGAAGAAGTTTTATTGGCGGGGCAGTATTCATTAGAAGTTGATTCTTCTCAGGATACGTCGGTAATGGATCAATTGTGTATTTGTCTAAGATATGTTTTGAATGGTAAAATAATTGAGAGAATGATTGCTTTAGTAGAGTCAACCTCTGGAACTGGTgaagcattatataatattgtgaaaaaagAATTAGATACATTGAATATCCCTCTAACAAAACTAATTGGGGAATCATTTGATGGTGCTGCCAATATGAGTGGTTCTTATAATGGTCTTCAAGCTCATTTAAAAACAGTTGCACCCGAATCAATTTATACACATTGCCATGCACATGTATTAAATCTAATAGTAACAGACTCTACTTCATGTTGTAAATCTGCTCAAGATCTTTTCAACTTACTACAGAAAactgcagtttttttttctgattcatACAAAAGAACTGgaatttggaaaaattatcTTTCAAAAGATCAAACTGGAAATGATAAATTAAGAAAACTTCAAAAGTTAGGAACTACAAGATGGAATAGTAAAGATGCcgcattaaaatgcatatttggtTCTTGGTTTGTGTCTGGTGAAACGAGTGATCGATATAATGTTTTAGTTGAATCTCTGCATTTTCTTGACACTGATTCATCTATAGATTCTAATACATCTTCAGATGCCAGATTCTTGTTAGAAAAATGGACATCTTTTGAATATATACTAACTTCATTTATATTTCTCGAAATTTTCCATTATACCACTCCAGCATCAAAATATCTCCAATCAAAAGAATTAGATTTTATTActgtcattaatttaattaagtctTTATTAAGCGACCTCAAAAAAGGttcttctaaatataatttaattgttgaaaaaacCATGAATTTTAtatctagtaaaaataattctgaacaTATTAAAAAGCTTAATATAGTCATTGAAGAAACGTTTCCAGATAAACGaagatcaaaaattaaaaaaatgcctGGTGAGCTGGCATCAGACGATATCAGAAATATTTCgaatgtagaatattttaaa GTGCTCAGTCCGCCCCTGATACAAATTAAActtcatagaaaatataaacaagttaaTTTGGCATATTTAACTGTgcaatcaatataa
- the LOC132925426 gene encoding zinc finger MYM-type protein 1-like, giving the protein MSGKRTKLSGAEYRKRAEEKKKKEKETISQTLNIQTFFKKKPDSDELIENPLKLDSDELVENLMKTDDETLKSDINVSCEITNVPICPSQDPALWDINSDMVDYFIRNPVESNPKIINFDNTIRKCGEFNRKLPYDIFKRKLLNGEIKDRQWLLYSTSKNALFCFYCLLFSNKKTQFSSTDSGFTDWKKCFEKVEQHEKNLTHNESIRIWFSRRKITTRIDVELKIELEKKELYWRSIIHRLIETIIFLSGKGLAFRGDNETLGSKNNGNYLGCLELIAKFDPLMSNHLDQYGNKGRGNVSYLSNTICDELITLMNKSVLHKIVNEITSAKYFSLIVDSTPDITKFDQLTIAIRYVNLGGTAVERFLCFIPSAGHKSKEMEVAILTKLSELNIDIQNCRGQSYDNARNMSGIFNGLQARIKEKSKNAIFSPCSAHSLNLVGCHAADITKEGYHFFSLAQNIYVFFSASTWRWEQLSINLKNIPNSMFVKNLCPTRWSSRYSVCKSLKIGFKAVLISLKTIALNIDQKTSVRHEAESLYKKIETLEFSFMIALWTPILERFDATSKNLQRINIDLSCVVKLYESLEMYVQDLRNRFDNILAEAKQMIGYEVFSYEEKRNKRKKCFHDDLNVQDTIFHGQEKFKNETFLPICDTIIVCLNERKMAYIEINTMFGFFLNIEGIDNDILREKSKQLVAIYSEDLEPDLENEIIQFKTIVKHFSEEEKLSMHSLLEALTKSKLNDSFPNVEIALKLFVSIPCSNASGERYFSVLKRVKNYQRTSLSNEKMSSLALMSIENNLLQCMDWNSFIKEFASQKARKKF; this is encoded by the exons atgagtgGAAAACGAACAAAATTAAGTGGCGCTGAATATCGCAAAAGAGCTgaggaaaaaaagaaaaaagaaaaagaaactaTTTCTCAAACTCTTAACATTCAAACTTTCttcaaaaag aaACCCGATTCTGATGAATTAATTGAAAACCCATTGAAACTCGATTCTGATGAATTAGTTGAAAATTTGATGAAAACCGATGACGAAACTTTGAAATCTGACATTAATGTCTCTTGTGAAATTACTAATGTTCCAATTTGTCCATCACAAGATCCAGCCTTATGGGATATAAATTCTGATATGgttgattattttattcgtaatcCAGTTGAATCAAAtcctaaaataatcaattttgatAACACTATTCGTAAATGTGGTGAATTTAATAGGAAGTTACcatatgatattttcaaaaggaAACTTTTGAATGGTGAAATAAAAGATAGACAATGGTTGCTATACTCAACATCAAAAAACgcactattttgtttttattgccttcttttttctaataaaaaaacacagTTTAGTTCCACCGATTCAGGATTTACTGATtggaaaaaatgttttgaaaaagttgAACAACACGAAAAGAATTTGACGCATAACGAATCTATTCGCATATGGTTCTCTAGACGTAAAATAACTACCCGTATTGATGTTGAGTTAAAAAttgaacttgaaaaaaaagaacTTTATTGGAGAAGTATAATACACCGTTTAattgaaacaattatatttttatcgggcAAAGGTCTTGCATTTCGTGGCGATAATGAGACGTTGGGTTctaaaaataatggaaattatCTCGGCTGTTTAGAATTAATTGCAAAATTCGATCCATTAATGTCCAATCACCTTGATCAGTATGGTAATAAAGGCCGTGGAAATGTCTCATATCTGTCCAACACTATTTGCGATGAGTTAATAACACTTATGAACAAATCTGTACttcataaaatagtaaatgaAATAACGTCCGCTAAATATTTCTCGTTAATCGTAGATTCTACTCCCGACATCACGAAATTTGATCAATTAACGATTGCTATTAGATACGTTAATTTAGGTGGGACTGCAGTAGAgcgatttttatgttttattccaTCGGCTGGACATAAAAGTAAAGAAATGGAAGTCGCAATATTAACGAAATTATCTGAATTAAATATCGACATACAGAACTGTCGTGGACAATCATACGACAATGCAAGAAATATGTCAGGTATATTTAATGGTCTGCAAGCTCGTATTAAAGAGAAAtcaaaaaatgcaatttttagtCCATGTTCAGCACACTCATTAAATTTAGTTGGTTGTCATGCTGCTGATATAACTAAAGAAGGTTATCACTTTTTTTCACTTGcccaaaatatttatgtatttttttctgcaTCGACATGGCGGTGGGAACaactttcaataaatttaaaaaatataccaaactCAATGTTTGTAAAAAACTTATGCCCTACTAGATGGTCATCCAGATATAGTGTTTGTAAGAGTTTAAAAATTGGGTTTAAAGCTGTATTAATTTCATTGAAAACTATAGCTTTGAACATAGATCAGAAAACTAGTGTAAGACACGAAGCAGAATcgttgtacaaaaaaattgaaactctCGAGTTCTCATTTATGATAGCTCTATGGACTCCAATATTAGAAAGATTCGACGCTACAAGTAAAAATTTACAacgtattaatattgatttatcttGTGTTGTAAAATTGTACGAATCTCTAGAAATGTATGTACAAGATTTAAGAAAtagatttgataatattttagctgAAGCAAAGCAAATGATTGGATATGAAGTCTTTTCTTACgaagaaaaaagaaataaacgaaaaaaatgttttcacgaTGACCTTAATGTTCAAGATACAATATTTCACGGacaagaaaaattcaaaaatgaaacatttttaccaatttGTGATACAATCATTGTATGTTTAAATGAAAGAAAGATGGCATATATTGAGATAAATActatgtttggtttttttttaaatatagaggGAATTGACAATGATATTTTACgtgaaaaatcaaaacaattagtAGCTATTTATAGTGAAGATTTAGAACCTGACCTGGAGAATGagattattcaatttaaaacaatagtaaaacatttttcagaAGAAGAAAAATTATCTATGCACAGTTTGCTTGAAGCATTAACAAAATCAAAGTTAAATGATTCATTTCCTAATGTGGAAATAGCTTTAAAACTTTTTGTATCTATACCATGCTCAAACGCTAGCGGGGAGAGGTATTTCTCAGTTTTAAAGAGAGTGAAGAACTACCAGAGAACCTCATTATCTAATGAAAAGATGTCATCATTGGCTCTAATgtctattgaaaataatttgctaCAATGTATGGATtggaatagttttattaaagaaTTTGCTTCACAAAAAGCTAGAAAAAagttttga
- the LOC132925430 gene encoding craniofacial development protein 2-like gives MKNKVELKNSGGKIVPHSDFRVGTNTTIPSKKRRRIGTWNVRSLGICGKLENIKLEMKRHNIDILGMSEIKWPGQGDFWSDDFRVIFSGDDNKIAGVGIIMNKDMGKRVNTVIQYSSRIIAIKMDTKPVNTIIIQVYMPTTGHRDDEIEEMYEQIDEVIKISKGKDNMIIMGDWNAVAGDVKEQGISGTFGLGKRNQRGERLIEFCKEQNLVITNTLFSQPKRRRYTWTMPGGGTRYQIDYILVKKRYQNQVKQSKSFPGADIDSDHNLIIMESNLSLKKTENKQITRKKWYLDKLKDEEIRYNYSEGVNNKLKELQIKEQNEPYGINDDWEAPHSRKKKI, from the exons ATGAAGAATAAAGTAGAGTTAAAAAATTCCGGAGGTAAAATAGTCCCCCATTCGGATTTCCGGGTGGGGACTAACACTACTATTCCATCAAAAAAGAGGAGGAGAATTGGTACATGGAATGTGAGATCTTTAGGGATATGTGGAAAACTAGAAAACATCAAGTTAGAAATGAAACGTCATAATATTGACATACTAGGCATGAGTGAGATAAAATGGCCTGGTCAAGGTGATTTTTGGTCGGATGATTTTCGAGTAATTTTCTCTGGAGACGATAATAAGATAGCAGGAGTAGGTATAATCATGAATAAGGATATGGGAAAAAGAGTTAACACAGTTATTCAATATAGTAGCAGAATAATTGCCATTAAAATGGATACAAAACCTGTCAACACCATCATTATCCAAGTTTATATGCCTACCACAGGACACAGAGACGACGAAATCGAGGAAATGTATGAACAAATTGACGAAGTTATAAAGATATCAAAGGGGAAGGATAATATGATAATCATGGGAGACTGGAATGCAGTTGCAGGAGATGTAAAAGAACAAGGTATCTCGGGTACTTTTGGGCTGGGAAAAAGAAATCAAAGAGGCGAAAGACTAATAGAGTTTTGCAAGGAACAAAACTTAGTGATCACAAACACGTTATTCTCACAGCCTAAACGTAGAAGGTATACGTGGACTATGCCAGGAGGGGGAACTAGATATCAAATAGACTACATCCTTGTTAAAAAAAGATACCAAAATCAAGTAAAACAAAGCAAAAGCTTCCCTGGGGCAGACATAGATAGTGatcataatttaatcattatggAATCCAATCTAAGCCTTAAAAAAACggaaaacaaacaaattacaAGGAAAAAATGGTATTTAGATAAACTGAAAGATGAAGAAATAAGGTATAATTACAGCGAAGGAGTAAATAACAAACTAAAAGAACTGCAAATAAAAGAACAAAACGAGCCGTATGGAATAAATGATGATTGGGAAGC ACCTCATAGTAGaaagaagaaaatataa